In Microplitis mediator isolate UGA2020A chromosome 2, iyMicMedi2.1, whole genome shotgun sequence, a single window of DNA contains:
- the LOC130663709 gene encoding uncharacterized protein LOC130663709, which translates to MIQYVVLAILVGTACAAPAAEPEAAPHHATQPHGASAHETSAHETAPAHESLAHAPIAIEAVEHEINDAPASPAHVEHASGPFSGPSSGSFSGPSSGLSSSGPSPVPAAKQLLIAEYPLLKTPASTAKLTPVATSFVAPIPPLTYAAAPAVLTSYPAWGGLAALPASYSIEQHGYHITY; encoded by the exons GTTGTCTTGGCTATTTTAGTTGGAACTGCTTGCGCAGCCCCAGCAGCTGAACCAGAAGCTGCACCTCATCATGCGACTCAACCACACGGAGCATCAGCTCACGAAACGTCAGCTCACGAAACAGCACCAGCACACGAATCATTAGCCCATGCGCCAATAGCAATTGAGGCTGTTGAACACGAAATAAATGACGCACCAGCTAGTCCAGCTCATGTTGAGCATGCTTCTGGTCCATTTTCTGGCCCATCCTCTGGTTCATTTTCGGGCCCATCCTCTGGTCTCTCATCTTCTGGTCCATCACCGGTTCCAGCAGCAAAACAACTTTTGATTGCTGAATACCCACTTTTGAAGACTCCAGCATCAACCGCTAAACTTACACCAGTTGCTACTTCATTTGTAGCACCTATTCCACCTCTTACTTATGCTGCTGCTCCCGCTGTCTTGACATCG tatCCCGCTTGGGGTGGACTTGCCGCTCTTCCTGCGAGCTACTCGATTGAACAACATGGTTATCATATCACTTATTAA
- the LOC130663535 gene encoding uncharacterized protein LOC130663535 isoform X2 produces MWFILLTSLLTQGLATQVSFQTSSSSSASASSSSEQKNEWSWQEPSAAENSPQESYHPLNFLPGDAQPDQFNDNIHDGSSGVAYSTNAVVDNILQSSRQGRNLAGYDDLYADPDVKTVLQAGNDTIARAYIRDKLCSLGLMNCDNPEGRRPYYSPHRDIHPQEVIYAQPVTIKPVGRPLPAIAVKKPFVYGPPRPVPLPPSFSSGSHGPVYGPPSSGHYSGPQPPFSGPPHSFGGPYPAYKKPSIISGHKPIYEDTGLDGEYDFVPEDKREFIDKKNVIVQPASGLQQHVHHHYHHTDGNKPSSVIGGNTGLSGPIIGPSSIGGNGFNGFNGNSNGNGYGYGSGTYGNSYNDFDEYKKAFKIKSPSAGNSLDPLTATSSSYANQFPTYEKPKRDSFFNGKEAGKVLNSGFAGNQFGSNNFGSSNFGSNNFGSNNFGSNNFGAGNNGLSNNIGSNNNGFDNGFSSNNYDNCVCVPYEQCATLDHAGRKDDLFLPIDPRNIGKDIDAETEDVVVTDSNGTMSIIRVPKEVNATEQTQHVDEQKNTNDKKLDDADKNNKTEGIKRSKREAKAEPKNDDTQGRLLGNIDTSKLNLRPTWGVSFGLPQGGNYPVNQYGDNPLSSPYPGYGGGGNGLNLGLVSVNPLVSVQVSKDEYGEKVVKPFVNLHVTPNHGLVNKLGDILAYKKEALLGGHGGNHYPGGHYSGGYAPQYYPNRPSHYHKPTFFEKPYYHERPQSHYHNHQHYHQQQPSWSGNNHGHEHGHGHGHGHGYGHGHGYGGNYVENPGHYAGNYGGYSGYDRGDEDYDFADDDINGYYRNAKTNISAAGFEQSQNNNNNNNRGHNGGKVAFRDRKKRDVDNLIKIEERQFGRPPVCGPRHVCCRKNQLQAGINRPRYGQCGVRNGQGINGRIKTPAYIDGDSEFGEYPWQVAILKKDPSESVYVCGGTLISPRHILTAAHCVKTHVGHDLRARLGEWDVNHDVEFYPYIERDIVSITVHPEFYAGTLYNDIAILKLDHDVDFEKNPHISPACLPDRHDDFTGARCWTTGWGKDAFGDFGKYQNILKEVDVPVVSNAVCEHQMRRTRLGPSFSLHPGFVCAGGEEGKDACKGDGGGPMVCERQGIWHLAGVVSWGIGCGQPGVPGVYSRVSHYLDWIRQNSY; encoded by the exons aTGTGGTTTATCCTCTTGACGAGCTTACTCACCCAAGGACTTGCTACCCAAGTATCTTTTCAAACTTCAAGTTCATCATCAGCATCGGCATCCTCATCATCTGAACAAAAGAATGAATGGTCTTGGCAAGAGCCAAGTGCAGCCGAAAATTCACCTCAAGAGTCTTATCATCCCTTAAACTTTTTACCGGGAGATGCTCAACCAGATCAATTTAATGACAATATTCACGATGGTTCTAGTGGAGTTGCATATTCTACg AATGCAGTAGTTGACAATATTTTGCAATCTAGCCGACAAGGCCGTAATCTTGCAGGATATGATGATTTATACGCCGATCCTGATGTAAAAACTGTTCTTCAAGCAGGAAATGATACCATTGCTCGCGCTTATATTAGAGACAAACTTTGCTCTTTGGGTTTAATGAat tgcGATAATCCTGAAGGAAGACGCCCATATTATTCTCCTCATCGTGACATTCATCCTCAAGAAGTTATTTATGCTCAACCTGTTACCATAAAACCAGTAGGACGTCCATTACCCGCAATCGCTGTTAAAAAACCTTTCGTTTATGGACCTCCTAGACCTGTACCTCTACCACCAAGTTTCAGCTCTGGATCACACGGGCCTGTCTATGGCCCACCAAGTTCGGGACATTACTCTGGACCTCAGCCTCCATTTTCTGGACCACCACACAGCTTCGGTGGGCCCTATCCTGCTTACAAAAAACCTAGTATAATTTCTGGACACAAACCAATCTATGAAGATACTGGATTAGATGGTGAATATGACTTTGTACCTGAAGACAAACGCGAATTTATCGACAAGAAAAATGTGATTGTCCAACCAGCTTCTGGTCTTCAGCAACATGTTCATCATCACTATCATCATACTGACGGAAACAAGCCATCTTCAGTCATTGGCGGAAATACTGGATTAAGTGGTCCCATAATTGGACCAAGTTCAATTGGTGGAAATGGTTTTAATGGTTTTAATGGTAATAGTAATGGTAATGGTTATGGCTATGGATCAGGTACATATGGTAATTCGTACAATGACTTTGATGAATACAAAAaagcatttaaaataaaatctcctTCGGCTGGTAATAGTTTAGATCCTTTAACTGCAACAAGTAGCAGTTATGCCAACCAGTTTCCAACGTATGAAAAACCTAAACGAGATTCTTTCTTCAACGGTAAAGAAGCTGGCAAAGTATTAAACTCAGGATTTGCTGGTAATCAATTTGGATCTAATAACTTTGGAAGTAGCAACTTTGGTAGCAATAATTTTGGTAGCAACAACTTTGGCAGCAATAATTTTGGAGCAGGAAATAATGGACTCAGTAATAATATTGGATCTAATAATAATGGTTTTGATAATGGATTCTCCTCAAACAATTATGATAATTGTGTTTGCGTTCCTTACGAGCAATGCGCAACTCTTGATCACGCAGGACGTAAAGATGATTTATTCCTTCCTATTGATCCACGTAATATTGGAAAAGATATTGACGCAGAAACAGAAGATGTTGTTGTTACTGATTCTAATGGTACTATGTCTATTATCCGAGTGCCAAAAGAAGTTAATGCTACTGAACAAACTCAACACGTCGATGAACAGAAAAATACAAATGACAAGAAATTAGATGACgctgacaaaaataataaaactgaagGCATTAAAAGAAGCAAACGTGAAGCTAAAGCAGAACCTAAAAATGATGATACTCAAGGC CGATTGCTTGGTAATATTGACACATCGAAATTGAACCTGCGGCCTACATGGGGCGTCAGTTTTGGTTTACCACAAGGAGGAAACTATCCCGTCAATCAATATGGTGATAATCCACTATCTAGTCCTTATCCTGGCTATGGCGGTGGTGGTAATGGCCTGAATCTCGGATTAGTATCAGTCAATCCTTTGGTATCAGTCCAAGTCTCAAAAGATGAATATGGTGAAAAAGTTGTCAAGCCATTTGTAAATTTACACGTAACGCCAAATCATGGATTGGTCAATAAACTTGGTGATATACTGGCTTACAAAAAGGAAGCATTGCTAGGAGGTCATGGAGGAAATCATTATCCTGGTGGGCATTATTCCGGAGGATATGCACCTCAGTACTATCCAAATCGCCCATCACATTATCATAAACCAACTTTCTTTGAGAAACCGTATTACCATGAAAGACCACAGAGCCATTATCATAATCATCAGCATTACCATCAACAGCAACCTTCTTGGTCAGGCAATAATCATGGACATGAACATGGACATGGACATGGACATGGACATGGATATGGACATGGACATGGATATGGAGGAAACTATGTAGAAAATCCTGGACATTATGCTGGAAATTATGGAGGCTATTCTGGATATGACAGAGGCGATGAAGATTATGATTTTGCTGATGATGATATTAATGGTTATTATAGAAATGCCAAAACTAACATTAGTGCAGCTGGATTTGAACAGTcacaaaataacaataataataataatcgtgGTCATAATGGTGGAAAGGTAGCCTTTCGAGACAGAAAAAAACGTGATGTGGATAATCTGATAAAAATTGAAGAG CGTCAATTTGGAAGACCACCAGTATGTGGACCAAGACATGTTTGTTGCCGAAAAAATCAACTTCAAGCTGGAATTAATCGACCCCGATACGGCCAATGTGGAGTTAGAAATGGCCAAGGAATCAATGGACGTATTAAGACTCCAGCTTACATTGACGGAGACTCTGAGTTTGGTGAATACCCATGGCAAGTAGCCATCCTCAAGAAAGATCCTTCTGAAAGTGTCTACGTTTGCGGTGGAACTTTAATATCACCAAGACATATTTTAACCGCAGCACATTGTGTTAAAACTCACGTTGGACATGATCTTCGAGCTCGTTTAGGTGAATGGGATGTAAATCATGATGTTGAATTTTATCCATACATTGAACGTGATATTGTCAGTATTACTGTTCATCCTGAATTTTACGCTGGTACTTTGTATAACGATATTGCTATTTTAAAACTCGATCATGATGTTGACTTTGAGAAAAATCCTCATATCAGCCCAGCTTGCTTACCAGACAGACACGATGATTTTACTGGTGCAag ATGCTGGACAACAGGTTGGGGTAAAGATGCCTTTGGTGACTTtggaaaatatcaaaatattttaaaagaagtTGATGTACCAGTTGTGAGCAATGCAGTTTGTGAACATCAAATGAGAAGAACAAGATTGGGACCAAGTTTCAGTCTTCATCCAGGTTTTGTTTGCGCTGGAGGAGAAGAAGGAAAAGATGCCTGCAAAGGTGATGGAGGTGGTCCAATGGTTTGTGAACGTCAAGGAATTTGGCATCTTGCTGGTGTCGTTTCTTGGGGAATCGGTTGTGGACAACCTGGAGTACCTGGTGTTTATTCACGAGTCTCTCACTACCTTGACTGGATTCGTCAGAACTCgtattaa
- the LOC130663535 gene encoding uncharacterized protein LOC130663535 isoform X1, whose protein sequence is MWFILLTSLLTQGLATQVSFQTSSSSSASASSSSEQKNEWSWQEPSAAENSPQESYHPLNFLPGDAQPDQFNDNIHDGSSGVAYSTQNAVVDNILQSSRQGRNLAGYDDLYADPDVKTVLQAGNDTIARAYIRDKLCSLGLMNCDNPEGRRPYYSPHRDIHPQEVIYAQPVTIKPVGRPLPAIAVKKPFVYGPPRPVPLPPSFSSGSHGPVYGPPSSGHYSGPQPPFSGPPHSFGGPYPAYKKPSIISGHKPIYEDTGLDGEYDFVPEDKREFIDKKNVIVQPASGLQQHVHHHYHHTDGNKPSSVIGGNTGLSGPIIGPSSIGGNGFNGFNGNSNGNGYGYGSGTYGNSYNDFDEYKKAFKIKSPSAGNSLDPLTATSSSYANQFPTYEKPKRDSFFNGKEAGKVLNSGFAGNQFGSNNFGSSNFGSNNFGSNNFGSNNFGAGNNGLSNNIGSNNNGFDNGFSSNNYDNCVCVPYEQCATLDHAGRKDDLFLPIDPRNIGKDIDAETEDVVVTDSNGTMSIIRVPKEVNATEQTQHVDEQKNTNDKKLDDADKNNKTEGIKRSKREAKAEPKNDDTQGRLLGNIDTSKLNLRPTWGVSFGLPQGGNYPVNQYGDNPLSSPYPGYGGGGNGLNLGLVSVNPLVSVQVSKDEYGEKVVKPFVNLHVTPNHGLVNKLGDILAYKKEALLGGHGGNHYPGGHYSGGYAPQYYPNRPSHYHKPTFFEKPYYHERPQSHYHNHQHYHQQQPSWSGNNHGHEHGHGHGHGHGYGHGHGYGGNYVENPGHYAGNYGGYSGYDRGDEDYDFADDDINGYYRNAKTNISAAGFEQSQNNNNNNNRGHNGGKVAFRDRKKRDVDNLIKIEERQFGRPPVCGPRHVCCRKNQLQAGINRPRYGQCGVRNGQGINGRIKTPAYIDGDSEFGEYPWQVAILKKDPSESVYVCGGTLISPRHILTAAHCVKTHVGHDLRARLGEWDVNHDVEFYPYIERDIVSITVHPEFYAGTLYNDIAILKLDHDVDFEKNPHISPACLPDRHDDFTGARCWTTGWGKDAFGDFGKYQNILKEVDVPVVSNAVCEHQMRRTRLGPSFSLHPGFVCAGGEEGKDACKGDGGGPMVCERQGIWHLAGVVSWGIGCGQPGVPGVYSRVSHYLDWIRQNSY, encoded by the exons aTGTGGTTTATCCTCTTGACGAGCTTACTCACCCAAGGACTTGCTACCCAAGTATCTTTTCAAACTTCAAGTTCATCATCAGCATCGGCATCCTCATCATCTGAACAAAAGAATGAATGGTCTTGGCAAGAGCCAAGTGCAGCCGAAAATTCACCTCAAGAGTCTTATCATCCCTTAAACTTTTTACCGGGAGATGCTCAACCAGATCAATTTAATGACAATATTCACGATGGTTCTAGTGGAGTTGCATATTCTACg CAGAATGCAGTAGTTGACAATATTTTGCAATCTAGCCGACAAGGCCGTAATCTTGCAGGATATGATGATTTATACGCCGATCCTGATGTAAAAACTGTTCTTCAAGCAGGAAATGATACCATTGCTCGCGCTTATATTAGAGACAAACTTTGCTCTTTGGGTTTAATGAat tgcGATAATCCTGAAGGAAGACGCCCATATTATTCTCCTCATCGTGACATTCATCCTCAAGAAGTTATTTATGCTCAACCTGTTACCATAAAACCAGTAGGACGTCCATTACCCGCAATCGCTGTTAAAAAACCTTTCGTTTATGGACCTCCTAGACCTGTACCTCTACCACCAAGTTTCAGCTCTGGATCACACGGGCCTGTCTATGGCCCACCAAGTTCGGGACATTACTCTGGACCTCAGCCTCCATTTTCTGGACCACCACACAGCTTCGGTGGGCCCTATCCTGCTTACAAAAAACCTAGTATAATTTCTGGACACAAACCAATCTATGAAGATACTGGATTAGATGGTGAATATGACTTTGTACCTGAAGACAAACGCGAATTTATCGACAAGAAAAATGTGATTGTCCAACCAGCTTCTGGTCTTCAGCAACATGTTCATCATCACTATCATCATACTGACGGAAACAAGCCATCTTCAGTCATTGGCGGAAATACTGGATTAAGTGGTCCCATAATTGGACCAAGTTCAATTGGTGGAAATGGTTTTAATGGTTTTAATGGTAATAGTAATGGTAATGGTTATGGCTATGGATCAGGTACATATGGTAATTCGTACAATGACTTTGATGAATACAAAAaagcatttaaaataaaatctcctTCGGCTGGTAATAGTTTAGATCCTTTAACTGCAACAAGTAGCAGTTATGCCAACCAGTTTCCAACGTATGAAAAACCTAAACGAGATTCTTTCTTCAACGGTAAAGAAGCTGGCAAAGTATTAAACTCAGGATTTGCTGGTAATCAATTTGGATCTAATAACTTTGGAAGTAGCAACTTTGGTAGCAATAATTTTGGTAGCAACAACTTTGGCAGCAATAATTTTGGAGCAGGAAATAATGGACTCAGTAATAATATTGGATCTAATAATAATGGTTTTGATAATGGATTCTCCTCAAACAATTATGATAATTGTGTTTGCGTTCCTTACGAGCAATGCGCAACTCTTGATCACGCAGGACGTAAAGATGATTTATTCCTTCCTATTGATCCACGTAATATTGGAAAAGATATTGACGCAGAAACAGAAGATGTTGTTGTTACTGATTCTAATGGTACTATGTCTATTATCCGAGTGCCAAAAGAAGTTAATGCTACTGAACAAACTCAACACGTCGATGAACAGAAAAATACAAATGACAAGAAATTAGATGACgctgacaaaaataataaaactgaagGCATTAAAAGAAGCAAACGTGAAGCTAAAGCAGAACCTAAAAATGATGATACTCAAGGC CGATTGCTTGGTAATATTGACACATCGAAATTGAACCTGCGGCCTACATGGGGCGTCAGTTTTGGTTTACCACAAGGAGGAAACTATCCCGTCAATCAATATGGTGATAATCCACTATCTAGTCCTTATCCTGGCTATGGCGGTGGTGGTAATGGCCTGAATCTCGGATTAGTATCAGTCAATCCTTTGGTATCAGTCCAAGTCTCAAAAGATGAATATGGTGAAAAAGTTGTCAAGCCATTTGTAAATTTACACGTAACGCCAAATCATGGATTGGTCAATAAACTTGGTGATATACTGGCTTACAAAAAGGAAGCATTGCTAGGAGGTCATGGAGGAAATCATTATCCTGGTGGGCATTATTCCGGAGGATATGCACCTCAGTACTATCCAAATCGCCCATCACATTATCATAAACCAACTTTCTTTGAGAAACCGTATTACCATGAAAGACCACAGAGCCATTATCATAATCATCAGCATTACCATCAACAGCAACCTTCTTGGTCAGGCAATAATCATGGACATGAACATGGACATGGACATGGACATGGACATGGATATGGACATGGACATGGATATGGAGGAAACTATGTAGAAAATCCTGGACATTATGCTGGAAATTATGGAGGCTATTCTGGATATGACAGAGGCGATGAAGATTATGATTTTGCTGATGATGATATTAATGGTTATTATAGAAATGCCAAAACTAACATTAGTGCAGCTGGATTTGAACAGTcacaaaataacaataataataataatcgtgGTCATAATGGTGGAAAGGTAGCCTTTCGAGACAGAAAAAAACGTGATGTGGATAATCTGATAAAAATTGAAGAG CGTCAATTTGGAAGACCACCAGTATGTGGACCAAGACATGTTTGTTGCCGAAAAAATCAACTTCAAGCTGGAATTAATCGACCCCGATACGGCCAATGTGGAGTTAGAAATGGCCAAGGAATCAATGGACGTATTAAGACTCCAGCTTACATTGACGGAGACTCTGAGTTTGGTGAATACCCATGGCAAGTAGCCATCCTCAAGAAAGATCCTTCTGAAAGTGTCTACGTTTGCGGTGGAACTTTAATATCACCAAGACATATTTTAACCGCAGCACATTGTGTTAAAACTCACGTTGGACATGATCTTCGAGCTCGTTTAGGTGAATGGGATGTAAATCATGATGTTGAATTTTATCCATACATTGAACGTGATATTGTCAGTATTACTGTTCATCCTGAATTTTACGCTGGTACTTTGTATAACGATATTGCTATTTTAAAACTCGATCATGATGTTGACTTTGAGAAAAATCCTCATATCAGCCCAGCTTGCTTACCAGACAGACACGATGATTTTACTGGTGCAag ATGCTGGACAACAGGTTGGGGTAAAGATGCCTTTGGTGACTTtggaaaatatcaaaatattttaaaagaagtTGATGTACCAGTTGTGAGCAATGCAGTTTGTGAACATCAAATGAGAAGAACAAGATTGGGACCAAGTTTCAGTCTTCATCCAGGTTTTGTTTGCGCTGGAGGAGAAGAAGGAAAAGATGCCTGCAAAGGTGATGGAGGTGGTCCAATGGTTTGTGAACGTCAAGGAATTTGGCATCTTGCTGGTGTCGTTTCTTGGGGAATCGGTTGTGGACAACCTGGAGTACCTGGTGTTTATTCACGAGTCTCTCACTACCTTGACTGGATTCGTCAGAACTCgtattaa